From the genome of Malus domestica chromosome 04, GDT2T_hap1, one region includes:
- the LOC108173212 gene encoding uncharacterized protein has translation MASSNGSPSDCENEIRTLNVHMVISCSSMSAISMRSLNLANIPILTGGNYKKWRRDINLLLTLNEFDIAIDNPRPVISDQSTRVERSDFERWTGANKVALSILEAGMSDTIRGGIKKPELAVDYLAAIEKKFKESEKAEVSQYMSLLTT, from the exons ATGGCGTCTTCCAATGGCAGTCCATCAG ACTGTGAAAACGAAATCAGAACTCTAAATGTTCATATGGTGATTTCATGTTCATCAATGTCTGCAATATCGATGAGGAGCTTAAACTTGGCAAATATTCCGATCCTTACAGGTGGCAACTACAAGAAGTGGAGAAGGGATATCAATTTACTATTGACTCTTAATGAGTTTGATATAGCAATTGATAATCCTAGGCCTGTCATAAGTGATCAAAGCACCAGGGTAGAGAGATCAGATTTTGAGAGGTGGACAGGGGCCAACAAAGTAGCACTTTCCATCTTAGAAGCTGGGATGTCTGATACCATCAGAGGAGGAATCAAGAAACCAGAACTGGCTGTGGACTATTTGGCTgcaattgaaaagaaatttaaaGAGTCTGAGAAGGCAGAAGTGAGCCAATACATGTCCTTGCTCACTACTTAA